From the genome of Gorilla gorilla gorilla isolate KB3781 chromosome 4, NHGRI_mGorGor1-v2.1_pri, whole genome shotgun sequence:
CACTCTCAAAGGCTTAAATCAAAGTTACTTTTAATTCTAAAGGACAAATGGCAGTGGAGATTTTTTAGAGGTTATTGTCTTGTGGTTTTGAAAACAGCTGAAACAGCTTGGAGAGGGCAGCAAGGGAATGACTTAATTGACCATCTGCACAGGTGTCCTTTCTCTCTACCAGATATGCCCCTGGTGGGATTGACTCACCTGTCAATTATCTCAGCGACCCATAAATTTAGCAAGTATAGGGACTCAGACTAGAGACAGAATGAGATGAAAATAGCTTGACTCTCTTttgttgtatatatgtgtgtgtatctttcaCGTCTAAATATATTCCAAGAGATATCTTACAGATAGTGTCCCTGAATAAGTGGCATTATCCGCTATGAGTAAGAACAGAGACCAACTTTTAGGCTAGAATTTAAATGGAACACTTCTTGCTTTGATAATTTGCTAGTGTCCGTAGGGGTAATGATGGAAAAATACTCACTCTACCCCATGCAAGACACAATCAACTGATGAAAATTCAACTCTACCTGCCACAGCATCCTAAACATAAATGGAAGTGATAAACGTATGAGTCATTTTGCCTGGAGTATCGCTCAATGACCTGTGCCTCAGAGTGAGTGTGAAGATAGAGGTATGGACCTGGTGCCATTCCCTCAAGGGATGTGGTTCCTGAGGCTTCCACACCTTGCCAGGGTGTGGTATTCTGAGGCTTAAAAGTAAACATCATGTATCCATCATAGATAATTCAGCCATCATGGCTTCTATGTATAAGCCAGCTGCTTCATCTGATGCTGACCCTAAGGAATGATAATCTGTTCCAGTGCTGAAGAAATGCCTGGCTATGTTGGGTTATTTCAATGTAGCATTTTCTGAAGGGATTTTCAAGGGTAATTTCGTCTGTATATGACTGTTATTGACTTAACTGTGTCCTCTCCAAATTCATAAATGAAGTCCAAATTCCAGCATGACTatatttagagatagggcctttgggaggtaattaagttTAAATGAGGTTCTAGAGTGTGGGCCTAATCTGATAGAATTGCTGGTCTCGTAAGAGGAAAACagcctctctttctctgtatGCATACCAAGAAAAGGCCCTGTGAGGACTTAGCAAGAAGCAGGCAGCCTGCAAGCCAGAAAGAGCCTGACCAAAAGCTGACTCaattggcaccttgatcttggacatcccAGCCTCTAGagatatgagaaataaatgtctgttgtttaagccactcagtctgtgatattttgttatagcagcccgagAAGACTAATATAGTGACTTTCTTCAGAATCCAATCCTGAAGTCAGATGTGGCTCATGTGCCCTAAACAGGAGGCTTTTCTTTCCTAGTATACCCTTTGAGTGCTGTGTTACTGAAGAAGAGCTGAAGGAGGAAAActtgagattatttaaagtacatcCTTTCCTATTCCTTCCCCAGCCTTCTGTGTAGAGATGGTAATCACcaataaaataaatcttggagCAGTGTTGTATCCTTAAAAGGACATAGTACTGGGGGTCACCTAAATCTGAGATCCAAACCCATGCATCCTATTAGTATCTTTGTGACTCAGATGACtctttctgagccttggtttcctcagctgtaaaatacagaaaattgtaCTGCTTAGGTTCAACAAGGTATGGACAGCTGTATAGAACTATGATTGGCCAAAGAATGTATGATCTAATGctaatagactgagtggggaaacccagcaagtcCCTTGTCTCTACATTCTCCCTGGACTCTCTGAGCATgtgttccttccttctgggtataACGCAGGACCGTCTCTGGAatgggtcttatgacctacagttaaacaaggtaggtcagataTTGATGATTTCTTTATGGTCAGTTTCTACACAGATAGGGTGGAGGAAAAGTTAGAGTAATATTTTAAGGTTTTATGGCTGGCCTTGGAGAAAAGGGGTGCTGGTTTCTGTAACCCAccttggggaagaggaattctagtttctatggccaGCCTCAGAAGAGAATGGGGCTGAGAGATAAGAGGgcagaagacagagagaaagtttTGCTTCTGAGGCTATTTCTGAAGCCTTCATTTTGAGATATTGCTTTTAAAACCCCAACACTACCCAACATGCTTAATGAAGCAGTTGATTTCTATTCTGACCCAAGCCTGTTTTCTTTCCCCATATGGGGAAAGAAAACACTTCAGATCACACTTTGACTAGCTCTGCTCTAGGAGTCTGATGCCTGGGGGGAGCCTCTTCTCTTTGTGTTAGAACACTTTATGGCTCTTTCATAGGCAATCTGACTTCATCTTCAGATCACACTTTGACTAGCTCTGCTCTAGGAGTCTGATGCTTGGGGGAGCCTCTTCTCTTTGTGTTAGAACAGTTTATGGCTCTTTCATAGGCAATCTGACACAATGTCAGGACAAATCAGTTTATTAACCTGATTTCACACTTTTTGTATCCCCATCAAATGCAATAGTTTAGCATACATATGGCTTCTAGCCTGCTTGAAGATGAGCATCTTGTATAGTTTAAACGATCCTGAGCTGGGAACTGTTGTTTCTCATCACCATCATCAGTGGAGATGGTGGCAGTAGGTTCTCCCGGCCTTTTGGCAGTTCTTAATCTTATTTTTGTGTCACGGATCCCTTTGGCAGACAGTGATATCTATGGACCATTTCtcagaatgttatttttaattttataacataaaacCTGTAAGTTAAGAAAGGAAACCAATTATACTGAAATACGCTTATCAAAATATTGTGACAGTAATATATGTGCCCAATTATTAACACATCAAGCAAGATCTAGTAGCATGTCTAAGAGCTACTGTTATCTTGAAGAAGTGATGAACATAAGTAAAACTTTGACATCTACGGCAACTCGAGTGGGATCCCTCGACCAAAGTTACTGGGATCAGGTAACTTTGGTCGAAGTGTGGGTATGACAGAAGATGAGCCTATAAAGGTTAGAGATGGCTATGATGAACCTTCACTGATATACCAGAGGGGTGGGATATTATTGGCAGAGAGGAGTCATTGAAGTATTTTAATAGGAATGAGATAAAGAGATTCCTGATTTCAGAATATTAGCAGGGCTGGAATGTATTAAATGAATTATGATGTCTGGGAGGGGGAGATAATACAGTGTTTCTCATTTATGATCAGGTTACGTACTGATaaacccaaaatatttttaagtagaaaGTGCATTTTTGGcatattatattttcaatttacaatgggTTTGTTTGGACGTAGCCCATGGCAAATCAAGGAGCATgctttcacaccatcataaagtcaaaaagttCTAAGTCAAACCATCTTCAGTCAGGGACCATCTATATGGACAATAGTTTTACCATCAGATGGAAAGACTGCATGGAGAAAATTGTACCTACTTTTCCTACCCTAGTATTTCCTTTAATAGCCTAATGATAAGGTTCATCAGAGAGCTTATTAATTACGCAGAATACCATATTCTTTCCTGCAAATTATGACCTCAGTAGGTCTGAGATTCAGAAGAAAATTAGTGATTTTTGAAACAGTTCCATATGATTTTTGTCTTCTACAAGTTGAAAAACTCTTGATAGGAATGTTTGGCTGATCAGGTCTGACATTGCATGTGAGAGTATCAAAGCAAAAACTGATGTAGACAAAgtgtaattaattaaattaaattaattaatttttctttccttttcaacttttattttagaatcaggaagtatttgtgcaggtttgttacagaagCATATTGCATGATACTGAGGTTTGGATTATGATGGAACTCATTATCTTGTAAAGAGCTAAGTACGCAATAggcagtttttcagcccttgccctccTTGCCCTTGCCATCTTTTAATGTGTCCTTTCTTTCATTCGTAATATGCTAAATCAACAAATAGTTTGAAGGACCATAAAAGAGAGATAAGTTGGCTATGAGAGGGCAGTAAGAAACTCCAGCAGTGCTATAAAACAGCACATATAAGTCTTTATGGCAGTGTCACTGTATTTTCCAATTAGAAATAATAGTTAttataaatcacattttttcACAGCCCTAAGTATTCACTTAACACgcacaaaaaagtaaattaaaattctCCAAAATAATGGCAGTAGAAATTATGGCAGCAAATGCAAAGACTGAAAAgttaagataaacaaaattaaattcacCACTGAGgctttaatgtgtttattttgtatatatatgtatctgctTATGAATTCTATTTAtgaatatatgcattttaaaatagctgtTATTTACTTTTCCTGAGAACCATTGTTTGAATTttataaggagaaataaaaaggtgatttttaaaaaaatgtgaatattttatttctttcaagttttattttagacaCAGGGAGTACatacgcaggtttgttacaaggggaTAATGCACTTAATTAATGAGCAtcatacccaataggtagtttttcaacccatttgCCCTCACCCCAGTAgctcccagtgtctattgttgccatctttctGTCCATATGTAGCCAGCGTTTAGCTCCCAcctaagtaagaacatgcagtatttggtttttgttttctctgttagtTCACTtcagataatggcttccagctgcatccatgttgctgcaaaagagatgatttagttcttttcatggctgcgtggtattccatggtgcatacttatacactattggtgagaatgtaaattagtccagccactgtcGAGAGAAGTTTGGAGATTTCCCATTGATAGAATTGGAATTTCCAATTGGTCAGCAGAGAGGTGATGCTAAATGAGTCAAGCCAACATGATAACGCCTAACTCTTAAGTTACTTCAGTAGAAATGGCACCCTGTAGTCAGCAATGGTAGTTGATGAGAATCAGGGAAAACAGCAGGGCCCGTGGAAGCCTTCTCTGGAGAGTGGTCTTTTCTGATAGAACATTGCAGACCAGCCCTGGACTGTCACTCATGATTACCATCTTGTATGggctccatctctctctctctctctctcacacacacacacacacacacacacacacacacacacacacacacacacacggatgcaCGCACCCTGTATATATACTACTGAAGTAATTTAGAAGAAGTAAGTTACAGGCATTTTAGCAGTGGGGTTTTATGAAAACCTGATTACCATTTAGCACAAGCTGCATTAGAAATTTATCAGAAAATTTGAgtgaggaggtcaaggctttgGGGAGTCACTGTGGGAATGATACATGAAGAGGTGTCAGCCGAAACCATGGGAGTGGATGAGCTTTTCACAACATTACTGTGTATGTACGGCATTAACGTATCATACTTTTTCTTTCAAGAGTGTGTgtaaagaaggaggaatggagttCTAAAAACTCAGAGTCTTCTTTATCCTGCTTAAGAGAGGTTTATGATGCTAAGGACTGTCAAAGGTGCTATTGATTTTCTCCTGGAACCCCTGGCAGAGGAGAGCCTCAGTAGGGTGGTCTGGGGGAGTCAGATGCAAGGTTTAACGGTGAGTGGGAGAAAAGGTTCTGGGAGTACAGATACAGTCTGGCTTTGAATAAAGTGAGACGTGGAGGGAGAGTAAAAGAATCACCAGATAAAGTTACTGGGGATAGatgatattaatatgttttactttttccaaTTACTTTTTAAGTGATCAGAGATGAATGAACAATCAGAGAAAAACAATTCCATTCAAGAGAGACACACAGATCATAGTTTTCCTGAGAAGAACTGTCAAATTGGACAGAAACAACTGGTATGGCACACAGATTCTATGATTCCATGCTACTGGGGAGTGCCCCCTCGAGGATCTCTGAGATGCCCACGGATGTGGGTGGGAAGGTGGGCCCAGGCAGGACCTCACAGCGAGgagctctgccgcccaggctgatAGAGCTTTCCCTCCACCCCACTGCTTACTGCGGGCTGCTCTCGCCTCACACATCTCCTCTCCACCTCCTGTGTACCCTGATTTTTAGCCCAGTGTTCTGTACAATAAAATTCTGCTTTTTGTGGAGAATAtatacaaacatttttatttaatgaacctttattttttattattatgtcatGTTATGGCTCTAAAACTGTATGTATTAACTCATCTAATCCTTATCACACCATACTATTGTTAACTCCATTTTAGAAAGAGAGAAACTGGGTCCTAGCGACGTAGGAATTTGCTCAAGGCCCACCACTAGTACGTGGCAGAGCCAAGGCTTGAGCACAGGCAGGTGACCCTGGGTCTCTGTTCTTAACCTCTTGCTGTGCTACTTAGAATAGTAATCACTTGGTACTAAGTTGTATGTATATGTCATAACCATATCTAATGCAGAACAGTTTAAGGTTAAGTTTATGAAACAAACCCATATACACCaagatgaaatttaaaagaaacattatattattttagacTTAATAGACTCTTATTAAACTAAATAAACTGCAGAAAAGTCCATGACATTCTGTTACTAATTTGTTACATTGAAATTCCTACATTGAAAGCTTCCCTTTTGTTTCCAGATGGAGTATTTCATGTATATGTCAGCCTATATGTTTTTGTGCTTCTGagattattttcttctacaatccTTCGAAAGAGCATTTTCTTCCCTCATGACATGTGCTACATGTTCACAATAAGTTATCAGTACAATATTCGATTGAAGCATTTTGTTGTTTGTCTTCCAGCTCAGGCCCCATTTAATTTCTAATTGTCTTTCAGCTCAGGCCCCATCTAATTTCTAattacagtggctcacacctgtaatcccagaactttgggagcccaaggcagatggtggatcccttgagcccaggaattcaaggccagcctgggcaacatggtgaaaccccatctctactgcatatgtacacaaaaattagccgagcatggtggtgtgtgcctgtagtcccacctacatgggaggctgaggtgggaggatcacttgagcctggaggatTGAGGCTGCGgtaagccatgatcgcgccatagcactgcagcctgggtgacagagcgagaccctatctcaaaaaaaaaaaaagaaagaaaggaaaaaaaaacaacctccaGAGACTTTTGAAAATGTCCCCCTATGCCCTAGAAAGTCATCCTAGCAATATTTCTCTTGTTCCAATCCGGCTTTGACTGAAAGTCGATCCTTCAGGTGGCTGAGTTCTCAATTGGAGCCCCCCATGGAGGCCAGTCCCGGGTAGGGAGTAGCTCCGAAATGCATCCCAGGGCACTGAAGGGGAGTGCCGGATCTACTTTGGGTTCTCACTGCGGTTTGAGACACTACATGGGCTTCTTTAGCTAACAGCCGAGGAAGGGCCTCTACTCCTTCGTCCTTACCCACATCAAATGCTAATTCTGATGTGCATCCCATCAAATTTGGAAAGCTGAGTGGCGTTTTGCggttttaaaaagaattcttctATTCCCCTtgattgttttttacatttttattttatgagtgTTATACTATTTCTTTATTCAGAAAGAATGGCCCAACTTGAGAAAATTTACACCATCTTTTGAAACTTAATTAGATTAAACCGtttatttctttgtgtaaaaCATATACTTTCATGCCTTTATGGTGAAAGTTACAGAAAGTTCATCTTGGGGAAATGTAAAACAGATAAAACTatctgttttatttgtttcttactATTAATACGTTTATTTGTTTAATAGCAACAAATAGAGCGGCAGTTAAAATGCTTGGCATTTCGAAACCCTGGACCACAGGTAGCGGACTTTAATCCTGAAACAAGGCAGCAGAAAAAGAAAGCCCGGATGTCAAAGATGAATGAATATTTTTCTACAAAATACAAGTAAGATTCTGACTTATTGTATTTGATCTGTGGGATTATGAAATGCATGAATTCTCCTTGACAAAGCAATTaaagattccctctttttattatttattatttaaaaatatctcctcTAAAATATAATAGTACCAATGTGTCTGGACGTTAGCAAccttaagaaacagaaaaatagactATAATCCCGAATTAGGAatcgattttttaaaaagacttcaaTAGTCGTGTAATAGAGTAATGGCTTTAGTAGGAAAGATGatttaaaagtaacaaaaatgtaTCATTAGAAGGATAAATAATATAACCATGGGAATGAACTCAGGATATTAAATGGGCACAGGACTATCATCAAGTACAATGATTGTTAGTGCATCGTAAGTATAAACTAAgtaaactggctgggcacggtggctcacacctgtaattccaacactttgggaggccaaagtgggtggatcactaggtgaggagatcgagaccatcctggctaacacggtgaaaccccgtctctactaaaaatacaaaaaattagctgggcgtggtggcacgcgcctgtagtcccagctacttgggaggctgaggcaggtgaatcgcttgaacccaggagacggaggttgcagtgagccgaaaccatgccactgcactccagcctggatgacagagcaagactccgtctcaaaaaataaacaaataaataaataaataaaaaataataaactaagaaAACTGTAAAGGAAAATGATAAAtttgactacattaaaattaatatgCCCATTAAAAACTCCATAAAAACAGTGAAAGACACACCATAAAGTAGGAGaagttataaataatataaaaaatcagtatccaaaatatatgaagaatcTTACAAGTCAATAAGAAAAGTGTAAATATcctaatagaaaaattaataaaatgataaataaacatTCAGGATACCGAACCTGATCAGCACATACAGAGAAGTGCCATACTCCCCAGGGAGTCAGAATTTAGTCTGTTGACATCAAAGCTGATGAAGCTATGAGATATGAATTAAGTGTAAAAAGGGACAACCACTATTTAAAAACAGCTCGGTGTTACCTATGTGCCTTATGACCTAACATCTTCACTCCTGAGTATATATTAATATCTTGGAAAAAGTCTAATACATGTATAGGGAGATATGTTTAAGAAGTTTCATGGCATCACTGaaatagcaaagaaaataaactgttaataatccaaatgtccatcaacaatggAAAAGATAAATAACTTGTGATATATTTACACAGTGGAATACACATAGAAGTGAAAATATTTGAACAGCTACATGTACCATCATGGAAGAATCTCAACTCATGATCAGACTAACAAAGcaaattacaaaaggaaaatcaCAATATGTTTAGGGATACCTACATATGTGTCATAACTAAGAGCAAAACAAGGAAgtgactttatatatatacatatatatatataatttttttaattatactttaagttctagggtacatgtgcaccacgtgcaggtttgttacatatgtatacatgtgccatgttggtatactgcacccattaactcctcatttacattaggtatatctcctaatgctatccctccccactccctcaaccccacaacaggccctggtgtgtgatgttccccttcctctgtccaagtgttctcattgttcaattctcatctgtgagtgagaacatgcggtgtttggtttttagtccttgcattagtttgctaagaatgatggtttccaacttcatccatgtccctacaaaggacatgaactcatcattttttatggctgcatagtattccatggtgcatatgtgccacattgtcttaatccagtctatcattgttggacatttgggttggttccaagtctttgctattgtgagtagtgccgcaataaacatacgtgtgcatgtgtcttcatagcagcatgatttatagtcctttgggtatatacccagtaatgggatggctgggtcaaatggtatttctagttctagatccctgaggaatcactacactgtcttccacaatggttgaactagtttacagtcccaccaacagtgtaaaagtgttcctgtttctccacatcctctccagcacctgttgtttcctgactttttaatgatcgccattctaactggtgtgagatggtatctcattgtggttttgatttgcatttctctgatggccagtgataatgagcatttttc
Proteins encoded in this window:
- the ARL14EPL gene encoding ARL14 effector protein-like isoform X1, with protein sequence MNEQSEKNNSIQERHTDHSFPEKNCQIGQKQLQQIERQLKCLAFRNPGPQVADFNPETRQQKKKARMSKMNEYFSTKYKIMRKYDKSGRLICNDADLCDCLEKNCLGCFYPCPKCNSNKCGPECRCNRRWVYDAIVTESGEVISTLPFNVPD